A genome region from Gadus chalcogrammus isolate NIFS_2021 chromosome 5, NIFS_Gcha_1.0, whole genome shotgun sequence includes the following:
- the rps6ka5 gene encoding ribosomal protein S6 kinase alpha-5, with translation MPSPMEGSSKKGDLFTVKHELKNANLTGHVERVGIENFELLKVLGTGAYGKVFLVRKVSGHDTGKLYAMKVLKKATIVQKAKTAEHTRTERQVLEHIRQSPFLVTLHYAFQTDTKLHLILDYVNGGELFTHLVQRVRFKEQEVALYSGEIVLALEHLHKLGIVYRDLKLENILLDSTGHIVLTDFGLSKEFDQVERAFSVCGTIEYMAPEIVEGGASGHDKAVDWWSLGVLMYELLTGGSPFTVDGDENSHTDIAKRILKKDPPFPRDMGPLAKDLIQRLLNRDPKRRLGSGPGSAENIRGHPFYQKINWKELAAKEVPAPFKPVIRDELDVSNFAEEFTEMDPTYSPAALPQNCDRIFQGYSFMAPSILFKRNAVMDDTLPLGGASERPGAAAVARSAMMKDSPFYMSYEMDLQENALGEGSFSICRGCRHKKTGQHYAVKIVSKRMEAQTQKEIAALKLCDGHPNIVKLHDICHDQLHTYLVLELLGGGELLERIRRKQHFSESEASRIMRRLVSAVSHMHDVGVVHRDLKPENLLFTDESENSEIKIIDFGFASLKPPENQLLKTPCFTLHYAAPEILKYDGYDESCDLWSLGVILYTMLSGQVPFQCQEKSLTHSSAAEIMRKIKQGDFSFKGEAWRGVSQQAQDLIQELLTVDPNKRIKMCGLRYNAWLQDDSQLSSNPLMTPDILGSSTASVHTYVKATFNAFNKCKREGFRLQTVDKAPLAKRRKMKKSSTSTETRSSSSESTHSSSSQEKGPAEGGPALTSTPAAPPADPHPPSNTPVDTALSPGTQREELPLRPPPPAFHFSEAQ, from the exons ATGCCATCCCCGATGGAGGGGTCTTCAAAGAAAGGTGACCTGTTTACTGTGAAACATGAGCTGAAGAATG CCAACCTTACAGGCCATGTGGAGAGGGTGGGCATCGAGAACTTTGAACTTCTTAAAGTTCTGGGCACCGGAG CGTACGGAAAGGTGTTCCTCGTACGCAAGGTGAGCGGCCACGACACGGGGAAGCTGTATGCCATGAAGGTCCTGAAGAAGGCCACCATCGTGCAGAAGGCCAAGACCGCCGAGCACACACGCACCGAGCGCCAGGTGCTGGAGCACATCCGCCAGTCGCCCTTCCTCGTCACGCTGCACTACGCCTTCCAGACTGACACCAAGCTGCACCTCATCCTcg ATTATGTGAACGGGGGGGAGCTCTTCACCCACCTGGTGCAGAGGGTCCGCTTCAAGGAGCAGGAGGTGGCGCTCTACAGCGGGGAGATCGTCCTGGCGCTGGAGCATCTGCACAAG CTGGGAATTGTCTACCGGGACCTGAAACTTGAAAACATTCTACTGGACTCGACCGGTCACATTGTACTCACAGACTTTGGCCTCAGTAAAGAATTCGATCAG GTGGAGAGGGCCTTCTCCGTGTGCGGGACCATTGAGTACATGGCTCCGGAGATCGTAGAAGGAGGAGCGTCCGGCCACGACAAG GCCGTGGACTGGTGGAGCTTGGGGGTCCTGATGTACGAGCTGCTGACCGGGGGCTCACCCTTTACTGTAGACGGAGACGAGAACTCCCACACAGACATCGCCAA gaggATTCTGAAGAAggacccccccttccccagagACATGGGACCGCTGGCCAAGGACCTCATTCAGAGGCTGCTCAACCGGGACCCCAAGAGGAGGCTGGGCTCCGGGCCCGGATCAGCCGAGAACATCAGGGGCCACCCCTTCTACCAG AAGATCAACTGGAAGGAGCTGGCTGCCAAGGAGGTCCCTGCTCCCTTCAAGCCGGTGATCCGGGACGAGCTGGACGTCAGCAACTTTGCGGAGGAGTTCACGGAGATGGACCCCACCTACTCCCCCGCGGCCCTGCCCCAGAACTGTGACCGCATCTTCCAG GGCTACTCTTTCATGGCGCCCTCCATCTTGTTCAAGAGGAACGCCGTGATGGACGACACCCTCCCGCTGGGTGGCGCCTCCGAGAGGCCGGGTGCCGCCGCCGTGGCCCGCAGCGCCATGATGAAG gactcCCCCTTCTACATGAGCTACGAGATGGACCTGCAGGAGAACGCGTTGGGGGAGGGCAGCTTCTCCATCTGCAGGGGCTGCAGGCACAAGAAGACGGGCCAGCACTATGCCGTCAAGATCGTCAGCAAGAG GATGGAGGCCCAGACGCAGAAGGAGATCGCTGCTCTGAAGCTGTGTGACGGACACCCCAACATCGTCAAGCTGCACGATATCTGCCACGACCAG CTCCACACCTACCtggtgctggagctgctgggggggggggagctgctgGAGCGCATCAGGAGGAAGCAGCACTTCAGTGAGTCGGAGGCCAGCCGCATCATGAGGCGCCTGGTGTCGGCCGTCAGCCACATGCACGACGTGGGCGTGGTGCACCGGGACCTGAAGCCTGAg AACCTGCTCTTCACGGACGAGAGCGAGAACTCTGAGATCAAGATCATCGACTTCGGCTTCGCCAGCCTGAAGCCGCCGGAGAACCAGCTGCTGAAGACGCCGTGCTTCACGCTGCACTACGCTGCGCCCGAGATCCTCAAGTACGACGGCTACGACGAGTCCTGTGACCTGTGGAGCCTGGGCGTCATCCTG TACACCATGCTGTCGGGCCAGGTGCCGTTCCAGTGCCAGGAGAAGAGCCTGACCCACAGCAGCGCCGCTGAGATCATGAGGAAGATCAAGCAGGGAGACTTCTCCTTCAAGGGGGAGGCATGGAGGGGCGTCTCCCAGCAGGCCCAGGACCTCAtccagg AGCTCCTGACTGTGGACCCCAACAAGAGGATCAAGATGTGCGGGCTGCGCTACAACGCCTGGCTCCAGGACGACAGCCAGCTGTCATCCAACCCCCTGATGACCCCCGACATCCTGgggtcctccaccgcctccgTGCACACCTACGTCAAGGCCACCTTCAAC gcgttCAACAAGTGCAAGCGGGAGGGCTTCCGGCTGCAGACGGTGGACAAGGCGCCGCTCGCCAAACGCCGCAAGATGAAGAAGTCGAGCACCAGCACGGAGACGCGGAGCAGCTCCAGTGAGAGCACCCACTCCTCGTCCTCCCAGGAGAAGGGCCCGGCTGAGGGGGGGCcggccctcacctccacccccgccgCGCCCCCGGCCGACCCCCACCCGCCCTCCAACACCCCCGTGGACACGGCGCTCTCCCCggggacacagagggaggagCTGCCTCTCCGGCCTCCCCCTCCAGCCTTCCACTTCTCTGAGGCccagtga